AATTTAACATTCGTctattttaaattttttttttctagtTTTATCAAAGAACTCATTGATTGTACCTCATCCTTACTTGTTTGAATTCTCACAAACCATAGCATATACACATACAGCATCACTTACTATGGCTGTCTCATTAGATCCACGACCTACAATATTCACATCCAGTCATCATGAGATCATAGTAGTCACATTGATTTGTCTTGCCCAATTTTTCACTCAAGCGGGAATCACATTATCATTGTCGACCATGAACATAATTCTAAAATCCTTCGATACCATCGATTCAGCAAAACAAGTTTGGTTTATGGGATCATATGCATTAACTGTGGGGACATTCATTCTCATTAGTGGGAAATTAGGTGACTTATTGggattaaaattaatttttgttattgGATGGATTTGGACCACTGTTTTTTCTGCAATCACAggattatcaaattatGTTTctgttgaatttttcattatttgtCGTGCTTTGCAAGGTATTGGATTTGCCCTCTTGATACCGTGTGGAATGGGTATCTTGGGAAACATATATCCTAATGGTGAACGGAAAAATCTTGTGTTTGGTTGTGTGGGTGCTAATGGGCCTGCAGGAGCATTCTTTGGGGCATTCATAGCGGCCTTGATTGCACaattgtggtggtggccATGGATATTTTGGCTATTAAGTATAGGTTGTGTCGTGTTGACGATAATTTCCATGATCTACATCCCACCAATAACTCATCACAAATTGGAAAGCTATAGTGAGTTCTTTAAAAGAATCGACCCTCTAGGGACATTAACTGGGATAATAggattgattttatttaattttgtatGGACTCAAGGTCCCGTGGTAGGATGGAATACGGCTTATATAATTGctttattgattattgcTGTATTACTGATTGTTgcatttttcattattgaacTATATATTGCCAAATATCCATTAGTGCCGAAATCAGTTTTCAATCTTAAAATCGGAATGGTCTTGGCATGTATCAGTTGTGGTTGGGGGTCATTTGGAATTTGGCAATATTATTACTGgaatattattttgaatctACGAAAATATACTCCCATTGCTGGTTCTTTGACTTATGTTCCATTTTTGGTCATGGGGATAATTGCAGCTATTGCCTCATCAATAATTATTTCTCATACAAAACCATCGTACATAATTTCCTTTTCGACAATTTGCTTTATGGTGGGATGTCTCATGTTATCAGTGACACCAATACAACAATCCTATTTCCGATTAACATTGGGACAAATGTTCATATTGTGTTGGGCGATGGACATGTCGTTCCCCGCTGCTTCCATTATCTTATCTGACTATTTGCCAAACCATCATCAAGGTATGGCTGGTTCATTGGTGTCTACGGTGATAAATTACTCGGTCAGTTTGTTTTTGGGTATGTCTAGTTGTGTGGAGACCGAAATTAAACTCAGTACGCACAATGTCTTGCTTAGTTATAGAAGTGGATTATACTTTGGAATAGGTGTTGCTAGTTTGGGTATCTTCTGTTCCttaatatttatatttgtcCAAAGAAATGACGGCAAAGGTACGAATGCTTTATTAGTAGATCTGGAAGAAGAGATTATTAGGGAATCAACTGAAGATGTCATGGagaaaaagtgaaaaaaaaaaggtgtGTTTACTTAATTAGGAAATAAACGCCTACCGAAATtgtatttttcttgtacCTTCGTTCGTTGTAGTAGTGATAGTAGTCGTAGTAGTGactcctttttctttctccaCGTACAAGAATTACGGGacagtgaaaaaaaaaaaacgttCGTTATTCACTACAGTTATTAGTCCTGACAGTGTATAATactatttattttcaatgaaGTTAATCACACTTTTAGGATTACTTCCATTCACATTAGCAAGAACTTTTCATATAGCAACTAATCAAAATGTTGCGTGTTTAGAAATAAAAGCTCCTACAGCTATTTCATTGACTAAAACAATTGGTACAGCTAGTGGAGAAAATCCACCAGTATTGATATTTAATTATGACGAGAAACTTCTTTTACCAATTCCTAATTTCGACTATTTGGTGACTGATGGTAAAATTGACGATTATTTCAATGAAGAAGGATTCACGTTTGCCAAAGGATTCATTGGATCTTCCtataatgatattttgattgataaattgacGTACGATGTTACAACTCCAGGTACTTATTGTATATATTCTCCTTTAATTGATGGCTACGAATATCGCgttgatgttgaagaaTCATCAATCCAGTTTGataatgttgttttttgtgttgttaatattattgttaatttattctataaccaatttttcagtCGTCAAAATAAAGTGCTATTCAAACTAATTggtaaatttgaattaataaaaGTGGGCATATTTGCTGTTTCTTTATTGCTTTCATTGAGattcaatataataaattacaCCGAGGATATTGTGTCTGCTGTCGATGATGTATTTACTATGGTATTTTTGATGGGGTATGGAACACTTTATTCCAGTTATAAAGACCAAgatattggaaaaattgttattgttacaTTATTCACCGTTACACCAGCCATCGCCTCCCGTTTTTTTGACCTAAAACTGGATGTTACGAATTTGGTAATCAATAACGAATACTATAACGTTGTTGATGGTGTTCTAGGGTCAGGAAAATTTGATGGATTGAGTGTAGTACAAAGAATAGTAAGAGACGTCAAAGCTCACAGGTTTAGTGCTGCAGTGGCTGCATTATTTGGAGTCAGTAAACTTGTTAAATTTACCATGTACATAACTACAATCAGACAAAcattgaacaaattgacTCCTGGTGGAACAAAATCTGGATACATTTATACAGTTGTATTGTGGTTATTTGTTTATCCATTTGCTAGCTTTGCCTTTTATCCTGATTTGGTATATAATTACTACTTGGTTACTGACTATGGTCTGGTcctaaaacaatttttactCGAGAGTGTTAGAGACAAATATATAGTCCTAATGGCAGATGAATGTCATTGGGTTCTtatctttttgatttggtttgTTGGCAATAATGGATTGACAGTAGAGCCCACTAGTCTGAAGAAAGATGAGTAAAATCAGTAATAACTTAATGTTTGTATTATTAGATATATGAGCGTGTCGATTGTTGTACCACTTTTGTAACAAgggaaaacaaaaaggagccaaaaaaaaaaaaaaatgaaaacaccAAAATGCacataaacaaataaaagtAAACAAATACTAAATCCACGCTTTCTCTTTCAATCATTGACTTCTTGTTATACGATAGACAACAAGTACCCTCTTTACTTGAATCTAaaagaacaacaattacTTTCCtgtataaataaattggttgctgttattatttgtttttaagAATATTTGTTCATAATTTGTTTCATACTTGTTTCAACAAATGACAACACCATCATACACCAAGAACTTGAATATGAACACGAAATCTTCAAAAGAGCAAACAAGATCGAAACGACCACTTTCTGAAATATCACCCAATTTAAGACGAGATCCATTGAAAAAGCGAAGAAATTCCTTAGGTTTTGAAATGGCCAGTATCCCTCTGAATTCCATAAAATCTTTTCCATCAAGAATTCCTCCTCCAACTGCATCAAAGTCAGCCACTAtagcttcttcttcttcttcttcatcatcatcatcgatGCTGTCTTTATCATCTATTCCACAAGGTATTCTATCGATTCAAGAAAGACTAAGACGGAAAGCAAGTGTTAATGACAATAATGGACAATCATCATCGAGTTTTGCTGCGAGACCTCAATCAACTGTATCCAGATCCAATGAACTCCAAGAAGAATATTATTCACTAAATGAACTATACAAACAACAAGCTAGTCTGtatgaaaaattagagGTTGAATTGGGAAAACTAAAAGAGATTTATAAAAATTACTATTATAAAATTGACCTAATTAATGACTTGGTTCATCAAAAGCAGagtgaatttgaaatattggAGCATGATATTATCAATGATgttgaacaagaagaaaaattaacGTATTCCAAATTGcatgaaaataaaataaaactagATGGACAATTTAAAGAGTTGGAGTTTGAAAtgttaaatcaattggaaGATGCCAAACAATTTGACTTTAAGGAATTATTaaccaaaattgaaagtttAAAAACAGAAAAGATGACAGTGTTGTCTGAGTATGAAAAAGTTATGTCAGAAGTGAATGCCAAGTTGAATGCTGATAGAGAACAATTTAGCAAAGATTTAGAGGATAAACTTCAtccattaaataaaaataaacaattgataaatgatcaattgattaataaaaagGATGAATTGACTAAACTTGAAACAAATTACAATGAGCTTAAAGACCAACTTGCTGAAAGAAATGATTCTATAGACTCTATTAAACATGAGATTGCTAACATCGAACAAGAGATGAACAATTATCAAGCAACTAGGAAAAACTTGGAATTGAAACTATCAGAAGCCGAACTGGAATTACATGAAGCATTGGCTAAAGATAAACAGGAGCAAAGGGAATATGACAATGTTCGTTCTGAATATTCAGTACTACATTCCAAAATTGCCAAACATGACGAACATCGACGAATTTTGGAGAATTCAATCATGAAAATACAAGGAAAATTTAGAGTGTATGCCATTGGCGAAGATCTTGACACGTATAACAAATGTTTTGCGAAAGATACTCCATCTTCatttataattgatgaatttcaATGTTTAGTGCAGTCAACATTAAAAGGTCACAATGTAGCCATAATTAACAATTATCTTCGTGGGTCACAAATTGTCATTGACTCGTATAAGAACATTCAAAGACAACAGAAATATATTTACCAATGTATATCGATTAAAAATGGTGATAAAAATACTGATATTTgtgatttgttgaattctAATGCCCCAGTCGACTCGCTATTCCAGCACCAACAAATGGTCATTGACGATTTTGAccaatttaaacaaattgtcaaaaaaattgatgcCACATTATCGCAAGAAATCGCCATTCATATAATTTCAACAGATAAGtcaaaattaatgattattGATTGCTCAAGAATTGATCCAGACCAACAAGACAAGattcttgaaaaattcaaatccaaTAGCTCGCTTGggtttttggaaaaattacTTACTTGGATATACCATAATTGTTCTACATTATTCTTATACGAACCAAAAACTTCTCAATCAAATAGTCTActaaaatttatcaattctATAGATTCGCCTATTTAgtcaagaaaataaaaatacaatttttcttttttttaaaaaaagtcTCATAATGTTACATAGTCGACACTAAATCGTGCAATACCCATTTTAGTTCATCGGTGGTTCCAATATGAGCATCGGGTCTTAGGATTGGTGTAGAAACTGGTGCAGGTGTTTGTGCTGGGGCAGATGCTGGTGCCTGAGCAGATGTTTGTACTGGTGTCTGTGTTGCAGTAGGTGTTTGCAAAGGCTGGTTCGTGTCTGTCTTTTCTGATACTGCCGCCGTCGAATCTGTTTTGTTTACTACTGGCGAATTAGTGGTAGCACCAGCGGAAGAACCACCAGCACTACTACCTTTATTATTACCTGGCTTGGTAGTCCCAGTGGAAGCGTCATTGGTAGTGGCTGCTTGACGTTCTTTTGCAAGATACTCTATACTTTTGGGTGGCAAGTAATAATTCAAGTCATCATTAATCATGTCGTCATTCTCAAGCATAACGTTAGATAATCTCAATTTGGGACCTTCCGATTCGACTAAATGAGGATACATTTCCAATGTGTCATGCAAATCTTCAATACACAAGGTGATATCTTTGCTTGATGGTAACGCATTCTCGTTGCTAATATTCTGAGCGTCTTCGTTGGGTTTTATGTATGGGATATAATTATCATTGGTATATTTATTCTTCCGATATTTGGCAACATCAATAGCTGTTTCAACAATGTTCTTCAAATGTGATTCCAAACCCAATAGCATCACTTCCATCACCCCAGGGTTCAACCCACCAGTTAACCCATGCTCTCTCATGATCATTAACATCATTCTCGATAAATTATCATAATCAGGGATCTCGTAATTTTCAGTGGCTATTGGTGTATTTATCCCATTCAACACATCCTGCTGCCATTGAACCAAATTATTAACTTGCAATTGCTGTTGTTCTTTGTCCTGAATCATAGGGATCTTGGGTAAGATTGCATGTCTAGTCAAGATAATATCGGTGGCTATTTTACCCTTTTTACCACTATCTCGGGatatatcaattattcTTTTACGCTCTTTCACTGGTAATCCCATGATCACCGATTTGaatctttcaaattgaGTGTTTTTATTCTTCGTGACCTTACCAGCTTTTTTATTCCAGAAACCTGCAAACTCGGTTGATAAATCTGACGAATTATCCTTTAAACTATTGgcaaaatttaataaaagtAATTTGTTATGatatttcaacaaattcttcCCCTTTAATATGGGCGTTATCGTTGATATCAACTCAGCACGAGACAACTTCCCtatcaaaaacaaactcAAAGTTTCATGATACTTTTCCCAATTCTTACCtagtttattttgaaactcTCTTATTAATCGCTCTAGCTCTAACCGTTTATagctttttattttctttggtGAACCATTAGTGAGGTGAGTGGTAGTTGACGTGCCATGCGCTTGATGGGTTGGTTTAAGAGCAGCTaatccatttttcaaaggATTGATAGTAGTTGTAGAAGATCCATCAGCGATTTGAGATGTCATAATCAAAGAAATAGTAACTCAAATGTAAATTGCCAAAATAAAAGGTATTATTGGGGGGAATTTAATACcgataatgatttgatttacTTTGTTTGACAAGATAAAATAatgtattgaaaaaataaaaataatgcgttagatttaaatgaattgacGTGTGGCTAGATATGTCAGGAgtatatttatcaaatatacTATGTCTGGATAAAAATGGATAAATACTGACAGTTCTAGAAATGATGtaatgattgattgattgattgattgataaatgGATTGATTGATAGATGAAATTGACTTAAATAAAACTCTGGAGTATTCAAGTTTGCGTCGGTTCAGgcttgtttttttttcgttgtgtttttttttttggaggGGTCGTTGTTTGGTCTCTAGATTTCATAGATACTCTCTCACTTGAAAATCACAGGTAGCTATGGAACCAAGATAgattgaaagaaagaagtgCATTGGTAAGGTCAACATTTAAATAAACATAGTTGTGGGGCATCAGATACAATaactaaaaaataaacaggAACATGTTTGCTATACTCTGCAGATAATAACTAGAAGTTGAGATGGCGTAAACTGAATAAACCATATATACTCCAAAGTAGTATTGAGTATATTTAAGCTTGTGCACGACCTTTTTTATTCTGATTATAGTTGGACTATTCTTACACGCTTTACatcaattacaattgaTGGTTACAGTACTGGCAGTTATTGCATTActtgatttgttttcattaatgTTTCTTTAGTTTTTGATAGATTGCTATACACCAGATATCTGTATTAAATCACTTTGTGGTCTACATAAATAAAGAAAGATTAAATAAAGAAGgacaaaatattttatgaAATCGGCCCGAATCTATTAGccctattttttttttgtcctTGTCCCCTCTCATAATAACTATATTACTAATTTAATCACCATATATTAAAATCTCTTTACCAAACACATACATATTACTTTGATAAAAGagttattaatattattttgtggaaaaaaaaaacattaatccgaaaattaaattaaagtATTTTTCCAGGCAAAGAACTTATCGTTAAATTACAACTACATCCACAACGATAAGAAAAATTCTAAAGTgtaatcaaaacaaaaaaataaacgGTCTTAAATCcgtattaataataaaactcAGCTCTACTACGGCGGTTATTCTGTGTAGAAATGCGTGGTCCGAGTAATAGCAGCAACAATATTACCGAGAGTTTATAATtaccaaaacaataatgattatttcgtgcgaaaaaaaaaaaaaataaaataaataaaattatataataattgatgagTTTCTCCGCAAACTTTTCATAGTTTAATTTTCTGTACCAATACTAGCTATACACTCGGATTTCAAATGTCTCATGATGATTCAAATCTGAATTCAAACCCCAGCTCAAATCCAACCTCCAATCCTGTGTCAAAGCCGTCTGATATGGGCAGATCAAGCAACGACAGTGGCTCCGAACCATCAATACAACATTTTACGTTAGCCCCACTCGAACCACAAGGCGATGAAGAGGATATGGAAATGGGTGAGCCAATATCACGACAATCAACCTTTCTTGAGAGAGTACAATCTCGATATTCATTTTTCCACGAGAATTTGCGAGCTCAAAGAAAGGAATTGTCCATGAAATATCTTAAAATTTATCTAGTCATGGCCATTGGTTGCTTAGGAGTGTTTTCTATATATTGGGGTTCAATGTATCAAAGAGAAACCCGAAttaaaaacttgaaaatgTTGGTAGTtttagaagatgaagaaattaatggCATCCCTCCACTTTTTGGCAATCAGCTTCGTGATTTATTGGCCACCCCAACGGCTAGAACACTCGGCGATTGGAAAATATATAACACTAGCGAATTTGAAACTATTGCATCAAAACACAACAACACAATAAATGAAGAGGTCATTCgtcaaattcatcatcaaaattattggGCCTCGATATATGTCAAGCAAAATTCATCTTATAACATATACAATGCATTAGCCAATGGTAATCAGTACAATGTCAGTGACTCTGTGTATTGTTACTATGAAACAGGAAGACACCTAACTAGTGTTGGCCCATATGTGGTGGCATCTATAGATGCCATTCAAACTATGTGGTTGGATCAAAACCTGGTGATGAGGGACATTGTGAGAATTGGTAATATAACTCTTGACAATGCAAACTCGGTTGCTGTCGCCACTACCGCCTTGGCATTccaaataattgatatgAGACCATCTACTAGTGGAGTTTTAGTTGCAGCTTTACAAATTGGTCTTCTTTATCTTGTCATTGTTAgttttttcagtttcaatttttttgtcgATATACACCGATCAGTGGCATTAATGGTGAAGCAAAGAAACTTTTTACTTTATCGAGTTTTTGCATCAATCATATCGTATTTTGTTATCAGTTTAATGTTTGGTTTGGTTACTTTAGCGTTTCAAGTTGATTTTGCTGTTACATTTGGTAAATCTGGCTTCTTAGTTTACTGGATGGTAACATTTTTAACAATGTGGAGTGTTGGATTGGCTAACGAATTGGCCGCTATGCTCATACTTACTATCTATCCACCAATGGTTGGGTTTTGGTTGATCTTCTGggtaattataaatatcaCACCCACATTCACACCAATTGCTTTGTTACCTGAATTTTATCGGTATGGTTACGCCATGCCATTGCATAATgcttttgaaatttattctgttatttttttcaacacgTATAAGGGATTAATAGGAAGAAGCATTGGAATCATAATTGCATGGGTGGTATTTTTAACATTAATGGCACCAATAGTGGTGGTTTACTTTGGTAGCACTATGAGTAAAAAAGCTGCTGCTGCCGCTGCTGCTgcaaaaaaggaaaaggaaaagtCAAAGTAATTTGAActgatatttttaaaacGCTTATATAGGTATGTAATCATTTGAACTAATGTATCATTAACTTCAGTTTTCTcgtaaaagaaaaagaaaagaatcAGAGATGTCAATatacaaaaaacaaaggtGTATTCTAGACTCAAGTGATAGGATTTCTCGGTTGTTTCATTAGTAAAAGTTGAAAGGTCACAAGAAGTGCTGCTTATAAATATTCACCGTATTTGGATACAGTTTGCCCTTCTTTTAgtatcaaaacaaattgaaaaagaatatagTCTAACAGTTACACTTGTTAAGTACTTCGAAAAACTAAAAAGCTACCAAGTAGAAGTTACCAAGTTCACAACATAAAACACTCTACACTACACGTCATAGAAActcaaatataaaattcaTTGCTCCAGtccttttttcaataaaatcCCAGCATTTACAAAAAAGTATAAAACTATTGACTACTAAGTTGTATTTATTATGTGTTTAGTCAATTTTTTAGAACGATCGAATGAATAATCGAAATGTTTATATGACAATTCAGAACTAAAAAATATACCGCATTGACTACAGAGTTTAAACAGATGACATAACAAGAAGcttaaaaattcattatgATAAGTAAAgtttaaatattttaaagCTATTGGTATCGCAGATTTGAACCgcacaataataattcgTTATAAGAATGAAGCTACAAATGATAGAATTCTATCACCTCATTTTATACATAAACTGGGCCAGCTTCAGTCTAATCttgaaacaatttgatcaattcgATACTctatagaaaaaaaagactcTAAATGCTATATCtaaaatttggattttctTTATCTGTCAAGTCGGCGAACTCGTAGTTTTCAATATGACTCATATCAACTGGTGGTCTTGagtttcttttcttgttttcaATGTAATAAGAAACATAGATTGCAATCAATATAAACAATGAAACAAACccacaaacaacaatagcaaCTTTTGCTCCGGTGTAGCCTGGTGCTTGTGTACTGATAAATGTTTGTGGTCCAATTAAATTCCCAACACAATAAGCTATCAAGAACATGGCATTGGTGGTCACCTTCTTTGTATGCCCAGCAACGTTAGAAGATACACATGACAAACAGCAAATGAACCCAAGTGGCCCTAACAAATTAAGATAGAAACCAGCCAATCTTGCACTAGTGCCTTTGCAAAAAGCCAAGAGACAATTTGCTAAGACAGCAATAGATGTTGTAATAATACCCATCAACATACGTGATGGGAAAAATTTGCAAACCCAAGCAAACAAAACACACccaacaatttcaacagCTCCTTGGGGCATTTGTATCAAAAGCGATTTAGATGGGGTGTAACCAAAATCTTCGTTTAACAAAATGGTACCAAAACTTGTCAAGCCTCCATTTGGAATATTACCAGATAAggcaaacaaaaaaaacaaccaaGTTCTGTGATCAGTCAATGCTTCGATGAATTGATGCTTTTTGAAATGTGTGTTACCAAAACCTTGTTGATTAGTTCTTATACGTTCCACTACCATTAATTTTTCCTCGTCTGTTAAAAACCAAGCACCTGCTGGTGTGTCAGGGATATGAACCATAATTATGAATCCTAAGAATATCGTCAAACAACCAGTGACGACAAACACGAGTTTCCAAGCTGGTAAAGAATAGTttccattatttttaaataacCCATAAGCAATAGCCAGTCCTACAATAGTACCTATACCATTAGAAGCAAACCACCACGCAGTTCTAAGGAATTGTTCCTCCTTTCTGTACCATTGAGATGTAATAATAGTGAAGGCGGGTGTCACACTCAGTTCCAACATTCCCAAAATAGTTCTCAAGGCAACAAACCCTGGGTATTGGGGAACAGAATGCAAAGCCAATATCATCCCCCAAAGAATAATGAAAACTGACACTGTTTTAGCAACGGGGAATCGTTGCAAAAGCATTGAGGCTGGGAATTCAAAGACAAGATATCCCAAGTAAAATGCAGTAGCCGTCCAACTATACATGTCACCTTgcatttttaattcttttcttaaCCCAAGCACTGACGCATAACTTGTTGTTAATTTATCCATGAATTGAAAGCAATACAACAAGCACATAACGGGTAATAAGtacaaatcaatttttcgAAGTAATTTACTTGCCTGAACACTGTCTACCTCGATGGTTTCACCC
The sequence above is a segment of the Candida albicans SC5314 chromosome 3, complete sequence genome. Coding sequences within it:
- a CDS encoding uncharacterized protein (Putative transporter similar to MDR proteins; fungal-specific; Spider biofilm induced), giving the protein MAVSLDPRPTIFTSSHHEIIVVTLICLAQFFTQAGITLSLSTMNIILKSFDTIDSAKQVWFMGSYALTVGTFILISGKLGDLLGLKLIFVIGWIWTTVFSAITGLSNYVSVEFFIICRALQGIGFALLIPCGMGILGNIYPNGERKNLVFGCVGANGPAGAFFGAFIAALIAQLWWWPWIFWLLSIGCVVLTIISMIYIPPITHHKLESYSEFFKRIDPLGTLTGIIGLILFNFVWTQGPVVGWNTAYIIALLIIAVLSIVAFFIIELYIAKYPLVPKSVFNLKIGMVLACISCGWGSFGIWQYYYWNIILNLRKYTPIAGSLTYVPFLVMGIIAAIASSIIISHTKPSYIISFSTICFMVGCLMLSVTPIQQSYFRLTLGQMFILCWAMDMSFPAASIILSDYLPNHHQGMAGSLVSTVINYSVSLFLGMSSCVETEIKLSTHNVLLSYRSGLYFGIGVASLGIFCSLIFIFVQRNDGKGTNALLVDSEEEIIRESTEDVMEKK
- a CDS encoding uncharacterized protein (Protein of unknown function; upregulated in a cyr1 null mutant) produces the protein MKLITLLGLLPFTLARTFHIATNQNVACLEIKAPTAISLTKTIGTASGENPPVLIFNYDEKLLLPIPNFDYLVTDGKIDDYFNEEGFTFAKGFIGSSYNDILIDKLTYDVTTPGTYCIYSPLIDGYEYRVDVEESSIQFDNVVFCVVNIIVNLFYNQFFSRQNKVLFKLIGKFELIKVGIFAVSLLLSLRFNIINYTEDIVSAVDDVFTMVFLMGYGTLYSSYKDQDIGKIVIVTLFTVTPAIASRFFDLKSDVTNLVINNEYYNVVDGVLGSGKFDGLSVVQRIVRDVKAHRFSAAVAALFGVSKLVKFTMYITTIRQTLNKLTPGGTKSGYIYTVVLWLFVYPFASFAFYPDLVYNYYLVTDYGSVLKQFLLESVRDKYIVLMADECHWVLIFLIWFVGNNGLTVEPTSSKKDE
- the USO5 gene encoding Uso5p (Kinesin-associated protein; forms heterodimer with Kar3; involved in spindle formation; transcription is induced upon filamentous growth and in response to alpha pheromone in SpiderM medium); its protein translation is MTTPSYTKNLNMNTKSSKEQTRSKRPLSEISPNLRRDPLKKRRNSLGFEMASIPSNSIKSFPSRIPPPTASKSATIASSSSSSSSSSMSSLSSIPQGILSIQERLRRKASVNDNNGQSSSSFAARPQSTVSRSNELQEEYYSLNELYKQQASSYEKLEVELGKLKEIYKNYYYKIDLINDLVHQKQSEFEILEHDIINDVEQEEKLTYSKLHENKIKLDGQFKELEFEMLNQLEDAKQFDFKELLTKIESLKTEKMTVLSEYEKVMSEVNAKLNADREQFSKDLEDKLHPLNKNKQLINDQLINKKDELTKLETNYNELKDQLAERNDSIDSIKHEIANIEQEMNNYQATRKNLELKLSEAESELHEALAKDKQEQREYDNVRSEYSVLHSKIAKHDEHRRILENSIMKIQGKFRVYAIGEDLDTYNKCFAKDTPSSFIIDEFQCLVQSTLKGHNVAIINNYLRGSQIVIDSYKNIQRQQKYIYQCISIKNGDKNTDICDLLNSNAPVDSLFQHQQMVIDDFDQFKQIVKKIDATLSQEIAIHIISTDKSKLMIIDCSRIDPDQQDKILEKFKSNSSLGFLEKLLTWIYHNCSTLFLYEPKTSQSNSLLKFINSIDSPI
- a CDS encoding uncharacterized protein (Ortholog(s) have transcription coactivator activity, role in histone acetylation, transcription from RNA polymerase II promoter and Ada2/Gcn5/Ada3 transcription activator complex, SAGA complex, SLIK (SAGA-like) complex localization) is translated as MTSQIADGSSTTTINPLKNGLAALKPTHQAHGTSTTTHLTNGSPKKIKSYKRLELERLIREFQNKLGKNWEKYHETLSLFLIGKLSRAELISTITPILKGKNLLKYHNKLLLLNFANSLKDNSSDLSTEFAGFWNKKAGKVTKNKNTQFERFKSVIMGLPVKERKRIIDISRDSGKKGKIATDIILTRHAILPKIPMIQDKEQQQLQVNNLVQWQQDVLNGINTPIATENYEIPDYDNLSRMMLMIMREHGLTGGLNPGVMEVMLLGLESHLKNIVETAIDVAKYRKNKYTNDNYIPYIKPNEDAQNISNENALPSSKDITLCIEDLHDTLEMYPHLVESEGPKLRLSNVMLENDDMINDDLNYYLPPKSIEYLAKERQAATTNDASTGTTKPGNNKGSSAGGSSAGATTNSPVVNKTDSTAAVSEKTDTNQPLQTPTATQTPVQTSAQAPASAPAQTPAPVSTPILRPDAHIGTTDELKWVLHDLVSTM
- a CDS encoding uncharacterized protein (Ortholog(s) have role in nucleobase-containing compound transport and plasma membrane localization) produces the protein MSHDDSNSNSNPSSNPTSNPVSKPSDMGRSSNDSGSEPSIQHFTLAPLEPQGDEEDMEMGEPISRQSTFLERVQSRYSFFHENLRAQRKELSMKYLKIYLVMAIGCLGVFSIYWGSMYQRETRIKNLKMLVVLEDEEINGIPPLFGNQLRDLLATPTARTLGDWKIYNTSEFETIASKHNNTINEEVIRQIHHQNYWASIYVKQNSSYNIYNALANGNQYNVSDSVYCYYETGRHLTSVGPYVVASIDAIQTMWLDQNSVMRDIVRIGNITLDNANSVAVATTALAFQIIDMRPSTSGVLVAALQIGLLYLVIVSFFSFNFFVDIHRSVALMVKQRNFLLYRVFASIISYFVISLMFGLVTLAFQVDFAVTFGKSGFLVYWMVTFLTMWSVGLANELAAMLILTIYPPMVGFWLIFWVIINITPTFTPIALLPEFYRYGYAMPLHNAFEIYSVIFFNTYKGLIGRSIGIIIAWVVFLTLMAPIVVVYFGSTMSKKAAAAAAAAKKEKEKSK